From Streptomyces sp. NBC_00775, one genomic window encodes:
- a CDS encoding NCS2 family permease, producing MTQQSLEPQTVAEDAGTGSRVPAGRLWLDRYFHISQRGSSIAREVRGGVTTFMAMAYILLLNPLILSGKDAAGDMLGQKALITATAFAAAFTTLLMGFVGKVPLALAAGLSVSGVLSSQVAPQMTWPQAMGMCVMYGVVIMLLVVTGLREMIMNAIPLALKHAITMGIGLFIALIGLVKAGFVHQGKATPVTLGPTGELAGWPVLLFAATLLLIFMLQARGVPGAILIGIVSGTVLAVVLNGLGVIDPKQWASGAPELHGSAVSMPDFSLFGKVEFGGWGQVGAMTVGMIVFTLVLAGFFDAMATIIGVGTEANLADAQGRMPGLSKALFIDGAGGAVGGVAGASGQTVFVESATGVGEGARTGLSSVITGLFFAACLFFTPLTAIVPGEVAAAALVVIGAMMMMNARHVDWADRATAIPVFLTVVIMPFTYSITAGVAAGVISYVAIKIAQGKAREIGAFMWGLTAVFLVFFALNPIESWMGVH from the coding sequence ATGACCCAGCAGTCACTGGAGCCGCAGACCGTCGCGGAGGACGCGGGCACGGGTAGCCGTGTCCCGGCCGGACGGTTGTGGCTCGACCGGTACTTTCACATATCCCAGCGGGGAAGCTCGATCGCGCGTGAGGTGCGCGGTGGCGTCACGACCTTCATGGCGATGGCGTACATCCTGCTGCTCAACCCCCTGATCCTGTCCGGCAAGGACGCGGCGGGGGACATGCTCGGCCAGAAGGCCCTGATCACCGCGACCGCGTTCGCGGCGGCCTTCACCACGCTTCTCATGGGCTTCGTCGGCAAGGTGCCGCTCGCCCTGGCCGCCGGACTCTCCGTCTCCGGTGTGCTCTCCTCGCAGGTCGCCCCGCAGATGACCTGGCCGCAGGCCATGGGCATGTGTGTGATGTACGGCGTGGTCATCATGCTTCTGGTCGTCACCGGCCTGCGCGAGATGATCATGAACGCGATTCCGCTGGCGCTGAAGCACGCGATCACCATGGGCATCGGCCTCTTCATCGCGCTGATCGGCCTGGTGAAGGCCGGCTTCGTCCACCAGGGCAAGGCGACCCCGGTCACCCTCGGCCCCACCGGTGAACTCGCCGGCTGGCCGGTCCTGCTCTTCGCGGCGACCCTGCTGCTGATCTTCATGCTCCAGGCGCGCGGCGTCCCCGGCGCGATCCTCATCGGCATCGTCTCCGGCACGGTCCTCGCCGTCGTCCTCAACGGCCTCGGCGTCATCGACCCCAAGCAGTGGGCCAGCGGCGCTCCCGAACTGCACGGCAGCGCCGTCTCGATGCCGGACTTCTCGCTCTTCGGCAAGGTCGAGTTCGGCGGCTGGGGCCAGGTCGGCGCGATGACGGTCGGCATGATCGTCTTCACCCTCGTGCTCGCCGGGTTCTTCGACGCGATGGCCACCATCATCGGCGTCGGCACGGAGGCCAACCTGGCCGACGCGCAGGGCCGGATGCCGGGTCTGTCCAAGGCGCTGTTCATCGACGGCGCGGGCGGAGCGGTCGGCGGTGTCGCCGGTGCGTCCGGCCAGACGGTCTTCGTCGAATCGGCGACCGGCGTCGGCGAGGGCGCCCGCACGGGCCTCTCCTCGGTGATCACCGGCCTGTTCTTCGCGGCCTGTCTCTTCTTCACCCCGCTGACGGCGATCGTCCCCGGCGAGGTGGCGGCGGCGGCACTGGTGGTCATCGGCGCCATGATGATGATGAACGCCCGCCATGTGGACTGGGCCGACCGCGCCACGGCGATCCCCGTCTTCCTCACCGTGGTGATCATGCCGTTCACGTACTCCATCACGGCGGGAGTCGCGGCCGGCGTCATCAGCTACGTCGCCATCAAGATCGCCCAGGGCAAGGCCCGGGAGATCGGGGCGTTCATGTGGGGCCTGACGGCGGTCTTCCTCGTCTTCTTCGCCCTGAACCCGATCGAGAGTTGGATGGGCGTCCACTGA
- a CDS encoding xanthine dehydrogenase family protein molybdopterin-binding subunit, whose translation MGTTGTPTNITQGSKTKGGIGESTLRPDGTLKVTGEFAYSSDMWHEDMLWGQILRSTVAHAEIVSIDTSEALAQPGVYAVMTYDDLPTEVKNYGLEIQDTPVLAHGKVRHHGEPVAIVAADHPETARRAAAKIKVEYKELPVITDEASATAPDAILIHEGRDDHHIGHVPHPNIVHRQPIIRGDVEEAAKKADFIVKGEYTFGMQDQAFLGPESGLAVPSEDGGVELYIATQWLHSDLKQIAPVLGLPEDKVRMTLSGVGGAFGGREDLSMQIHACLLALRTGKPVKIVYNRFESFFGHVHRHPAKLYYEHGATKDGKLTHLKARIVLDGGAYASASPAVVGNASSLGAGPYVVDNVDIEAIALYTNNPPCGAMRGFGAVQACFAYEAQMDKLADKLGMDRVAFRQLNAMEQGTIMPTGQPVDSPAPVAELLRRVKAMPMPPEQQWLAAGEAADVRQLPGGLSNTTHGEGVVRGVGYAVGIKNVGFSEGFDDYSTAKVRMEVVGGEPVATVHTAMAEVGQGGVTVHAQIARTELGVTQVTIHPADTQVGSAGSTSASRQTYVTGGAVKNSCELVREKVLEIGRRKFGTYHPAWATAELLLEGGKVVTDGGEVLADLVDVLEGEAVEIEAEWRHRPTEPFDLRTGQGFGHVQYTFAAHRAVVEVDTELGLVKVIELACAQDVGKALNPLSVIGQIQGGTTQGLGVAVMEEIIVDPKTAKVRNPSFTDYLIPTILDTPTIPVDVLELADDHAPYGLRGIGEAPTLSSTPAVLAAIRNATGLELNRTPVRPEHLTGTA comes from the coding sequence ATGGGTACGACTGGTACGCCCACCAACATCACGCAGGGCTCCAAGACCAAGGGCGGCATCGGCGAGTCGACGCTCCGCCCGGACGGCACCCTCAAGGTCACCGGCGAGTTCGCGTACTCGTCCGACATGTGGCACGAGGACATGCTCTGGGGCCAGATCCTGCGCTCCACGGTCGCCCACGCGGAGATCGTCTCGATCGACACCTCCGAGGCCCTCGCACAGCCCGGCGTCTACGCCGTCATGACGTACGACGACCTGCCGACCGAGGTGAAGAACTACGGCCTGGAGATCCAGGACACCCCGGTCCTCGCGCACGGCAAGGTACGCCACCACGGTGAGCCGGTCGCGATCGTCGCCGCCGACCATCCGGAGACCGCGCGCCGCGCCGCCGCCAAGATCAAGGTGGAGTACAAGGAGCTGCCGGTCATCACGGACGAGGCGTCCGCGACCGCGCCCGACGCGATCCTGATCCACGAGGGCCGCGACGACCACCACATCGGTCACGTCCCGCACCCGAACATCGTGCACCGTCAGCCGATCATCCGCGGCGACGTCGAAGAGGCCGCCAAGAAGGCCGACTTCATCGTCAAGGGCGAGTACACCTTCGGCATGCAGGACCAGGCCTTCCTCGGCCCCGAGTCCGGTCTCGCCGTGCCGTCGGAGGACGGCGGTGTAGAGCTGTACATCGCCACCCAGTGGCTGCACTCGGACCTCAAGCAGATCGCGCCCGTCCTCGGCCTGCCCGAGGACAAGGTCCGCATGACGCTCTCCGGCGTCGGCGGCGCGTTCGGCGGCCGCGAGGACCTGTCGATGCAGATCCACGCCTGCCTGCTGGCGCTCCGCACCGGCAAGCCGGTCAAGATCGTCTACAACCGCTTCGAGTCCTTCTTCGGGCACGTCCACCGTCACCCCGCCAAGCTCTACTACGAGCACGGCGCGACCAAGGACGGCAAGCTCACCCACCTGAAGGCCCGGATCGTCCTGGACGGCGGCGCGTACGCCTCCGCCTCCCCGGCGGTCGTCGGCAACGCGTCCTCGCTCGGCGCCGGCCCGTACGTCGTCGACAACGTCGACATCGAGGCCATCGCCCTCTACACCAACAACCCGCCCTGCGGCGCCATGCGCGGCTTCGGCGCGGTCCAGGCGTGCTTCGCCTACGAGGCCCAGATGGACAAGCTCGCCGACAAGCTGGGCATGGACCGGGTCGCCTTCCGTCAGCTCAACGCGATGGAGCAGGGCACGATCATGCCGACCGGGCAGCCGGTCGACTCCCCGGCCCCGGTCGCCGAACTCCTGCGCCGCGTCAAGGCGATGCCGATGCCGCCGGAGCAGCAGTGGCTCGCGGCCGGCGAGGCCGCCGACGTACGGCAGCTGCCGGGCGGCCTCTCCAACACCACCCACGGCGAAGGCGTCGTACGCGGTGTCGGCTACGCGGTCGGCATCAAGAACGTCGGCTTCTCCGAGGGCTTCGACGACTACTCGACCGCCAAGGTCCGTATGGAGGTCGTGGGCGGCGAGCCCGTCGCGACGGTCCACACGGCCATGGCGGAGGTCGGCCAGGGCGGCGTCACCGTCCACGCGCAGATCGCCCGCACCGAGCTGGGCGTCACCCAGGTGACGATCCACCCGGCCGACACGCAGGTGGGCAGCGCCGGTTCGACGTCCGCGTCGCGTCAGACGTACGTCACCGGTGGCGCCGTCAAGAACTCCTGCGAGCTGGTGCGCGAGAAGGTCCTGGAGATCGGCCGCCGCAAGTTCGGTACGTACCACCCCGCCTGGGCCACCGCCGAACTCCTCCTGGAGGGCGGCAAGGTCGTCACCGACGGCGGCGAGGTCCTCGCCGACCTGGTCGACGTACTCGAAGGCGAGGCCGTCGAGATCGAGGCCGAGTGGCGGCACCGTCCGACGGAGCCCTTCGACCTGCGCACCGGGCAGGGCTTCGGCCACGTCCAGTACACCTTCGCCGCGCACCGCGCGGTGGTCGAGGTGGACACCGAGCTGGGCCTGGTCAAGGTCATCGAGCTGGCCTGCGCCCAGGACGTCGGCAAGGCGCTCAACCCGCTGTCCGTCATCGGCCAGATCCAGGGTGGCACCACCCAGGGCCTCGGCGTGGCGGTCATGGAGGAGATCATCGTCGACCCCAAGACGGCCAAGGTCAGGAACCCGTCCTTCACGGACTACCTGATCCCCACCATCCTCGACACGCCGACCATCCCCGTCGATGTGCTCGAACTCGCCGACGACCACGCCCCGTACGGGCTCCGTGGCATCGGCGAGGCCCCGACCCTCTCCTCGACTCCGGCCGTCCTCGCGGCGATCCGGAACGCGACGGGTCTGGAGCTCAACCGGACGCCGGTACGCCCCGAGCACCTCACGGGCACCGCGTAA